The following nucleotide sequence is from Primulina tabacum isolate GXHZ01 chromosome 2, ASM2559414v2, whole genome shotgun sequence.
atgTCTACTCGTAACCCGCTTTCAATCAATCTCGATCAAAACAAATTGACCGGCCCTAACTATCATGACTGGTTTCTAAATTTAAAGATTGTTCTGAACTCCGAAAGGATTGCGTATGTGCTTGATAAGAAGCCACCAAAGGAGACGGCTCCTGATATCAGTAGGACTGAATTAGCTAAGCTTGAGAAACATTGGAACCATTATCTTCAAGCTAAGAGCTACATGTTGGCTTCTATGTCGAATAAACTTCAGAGGAGGTTCGAGGAGGcggtgaatgctgctgacattcacctTCATCTGAAAGAATTGTATGCTTTACAAACTCGTTCATAAAGACATGCTATTGTTAAagaactcatgactacacgctTGCAAGAGGggacttcggtccatgagcatggtgttaggatgattgggctcatcgagaagttggtgGGACTCGATGtggttattcctagtgagctctCGACTGATATTCTCTTGCGTCTTTGCCTGCCTCGTTCGATGGATTtgtggttaattttaatatgaacaagcttgaggccacccttgaagagttggtcaataTGTTTACTAATTATGAGGCTACAATTAAAAAGGAAAAGCCTGTTCTTCTAGTGGGTTCTTTGTACGGTACGAAAAAGGGAGCTCCAAATAAAGCCAAGAAGCGTTCTGCCCCTCCAAAGAAGAACAAGCCCAACAAGAAACCTAATCCGGGACCCACAAAGCCTGAAAAAGTCAGAACAAGTCTGTTTCCACTGCAACAAACATGGACATTGAAGGCATAATTGAAGGCGTAATTGTGAGGAGTATCTAGCCCAGAAGCGTTCTGGCCATGatatgttttatattgaagttaatgtttctattaattcctcttcttgggtattggataccggatgtggttctcatctatgcaatgatttgcaggtgatgggaagaagcaaGAGGCTTAGAGATGGTGAGACTTTTCTAAGACTaggaaatggagcaagagttgctggcACTGCCATTGGAGACGTTACTTTAATTTtggacaataattttaagttgtttttgagagacgttttatttgttcctgaattggttaaaaacattatttctatttctatgcttgatagggatggttattcttgtgtttttgctaaaggtgtttgcaatttatacaagaatgaatgtttgattggaacTCGAGAATTaacaaacgatctctataaattaaaattaaaagatattccattaaacAATATCCAAGCGCATacgaaaacaacaacaaacaaaagaaaaatagaagacccaaatcccgcacaaatatggcacgctagactaggtcatatttcccaaagaaaaatgcacaagctagtgggagaagacatgtttgacttgtcagacataaattctctac
It contains:
- the LOC142537469 gene encoding uncharacterized protein LOC142537469, whose protein sequence is MSTRNPLSINLDQNKLTGPNYHDWFLNLKIVLNSERIAYVLDKKPPKETAPDISRTELAKLEKHWNHYLQAKSYMLASMSNKLQRRFEEAVNAADIHLHLKELYALQTRS